GCCCCACGCTTTGTCCATCACAATCTCGTTGCTCATCCCTGGCAGCAGTGCATCTATTTCCTCTGCCCAGATCCCAAGTACGTTCCGTAATTCCCCAGGGTAGCCGCCTACGGTTACGAGGTCGTTCTCATTAACAATACCGCTGAAATAAGTCGTAATGAATGTACCGCCTGCTTTTACAAAAGCTTCAACCTTCTCTGCAAAACCTGGCTTAACCATATACATCACAGGTGCGATTACAATCTCATATTTGAACAGATTCTCTTCTACACCGATCATATCGGCTTCGATATTTTGTTGATAGAGTGCATCATAATATTTATGAATCTCATTCACATAATCCAAAGCAACGGATGGTCCGCTTGAAAGGTTGATAGCCCAGCGGTTTTCCCAGTCATAAATAATCCCTACTTTAGCTGCACTGCGCGCATCCAATAGTTGATCTCCAAGCTGTCCCAGCTCTTTACCTAACTCAGCGCACTCACGGAATACACGCGTATGCTCATGTCCCACATGCTCAATAACGGCTCCATGATACTTCTCGCATGCACCAATCGAACGACGCAGTTGGAAGAACAGAACAGTGTCTGCACCACGCGCTACAGCCTGATAACTCCACAAGCGCATAACCCCTGGACGTTTCAGAGAGTTATACGGCTGCCAGTTCTGCTGGCTAGGCGTTTGCTCCATCAGCATGAACGGCTGTCCATTCTTCAATCCACGCATGAGATCATGCGCCATGGCTGTGAAGCTGACTGGAGTATCTAGTGAAGGATAGTTGTCCCAAGAGATGACGTCCATATGTTTAGCCCACTCAAAATAGTCCAGTTCATCATAAAAGCCCATCAAGTTAGTGGTAACAGGTACGTTAGGACTGTGCTCCTTAATCGCATCACTCTCAATTTTGTAGCATTCCAGCAAGCTATGCGACATAAATCTACGGAAGTCTAATGAAATACCTTGGAAGTTGGTGCGGTTGCCGTCCCATTCTTCGCTCAGCTCACTTGGCAGTACAATTTCTTCCCAATCATAAAATGTATGTCCCCAAAAACGGGTATTCCATGCTTTGTTTAATACATCCAGTGAACCATAACGATCCTTCAGCCAGACCCGGAAAGCCGCTTCTGATAAATCAGAGTAATCATAGTTACTGAATTCATTCGAAATATGCCAAGCTACTAGCGCCGGATGATCCTTATAACGTTCAGCCAGCTTTCCTGCCAGCTTTGCTGCATACTTGCGGTATACCGGACTGTTCGGATTCGAGTTGTGACGTCCACCGAACTTACGTTTTCTGCCCTTCACATCAACACGAGTAACTTCAGGATAACGATGAGCCATCCAAGCTGGGTGCGCTCCAGTACCTGTTGCTAGACATACGTACGTACCATTTTTATATAGTCTATCCATTAATTCATCTAGTGATGAGAAATCATAAGTGTCTTCGGAAGATTGAATCAGCGCCCAGGAAAATACATTAATTGTGGCAACATCAATTCCTGCTAGCTTAAACATCCGCTCATCCTCTGCCCATACAGGCGCATCCCATTGCTCTGGGTTGTAATCTCCACCGTACCAAATCTTAGGCAATTTATCGTTAATCACACTTCGCACATCCTTTATAGTATAATTATATATATATTTTAATCTGTAAACCTCGCGCTTTAAATATAAAATAATCGTCCCGCCATATAATAATATGGAACTAAGAGGAGATGAAATCATTGAAGGGAATCGTGCACCGTAGAATAGTGTTCCCCCATGAGGGTGGACAGCATCTACCTATCACATTGGACAGCATAGGCCACAATCATCAACAAGAAAAAGTATCTCGCTCAGATGGCTACGAAACATATCATTGGCTCCAAACGGCGTCGGGGGAAGGTGTCATCCATTTCGAGAATAAAGCCTTATCACTTCCTGCAGGGAGCGGTATATTACTTCTTCCCTATACTCCGCATCGCTATGAAGCGTCGGCCGCCCACTGGAGCACCTCTTATTTAACGTTCGGAGGTAGTTCTGCTGGGTCTATTTTGGAGACGCTTGGGATGAACATAAATGCTTTTTACCGCTGGGAAAAAGAATCCCCTCTCTCCAAACTACTAAGGGAAATGCTTGATCGCTATGATGCCTCCCAGGACATGTTTGGTCTGGGCGCCTCCACAGATGCTTATCTCTTTCTGCTTACTTTGAGTAAATATGGACAGCTGCATAACAACACGACGATATCCCGCAATGTGGATAAGCTACAGCCTCTGCTGAAATGGATGGATAACCATTATGGTGATCCTGATCTCGGACTTAATGATCTGGCCGATCAACTCGGAGTCTCAGGACGTTATCTCAACAACCTGTTCATACAGACTTTTGGGCTCTCTCCTTATGCCTATTTCGTACGGTTACGTATCCGCAAAAGCAAAGAAATGCTCGTAACCCAGCCGGATCTTACTGTAAAGATCATCTCGCAGAGAGTCGGCTTCCGTGATGTCAGCCATTATGTGGCTACCTTTCGAAAGCAGTCTGGGACTACGCCGGAGCAGTTTAGAAGACTTCACTAACACTCTTCGGAGCAGTGCTAGATCGCATCTGCATAGGGTAATGCTACAAAAGTTGCATATGACTGAGTCTATCGCTGGGTAGAACACATTAGTGTGGGCATGTCCGACAGAGTAATTGCATTTTGTACACTTAAATCAGCCTGTTCAGCAGAAAATATCCATATAAGTGTATTCTGTGCAGTTATTTTCTCAGCATTTGGCTGTGAACGGAGATACTCCACCTAATAGCTGCACAAAATACAACTAAAATCATTTTATATCCCAAGAAATCAAAATAAGTGTAGAAAGTGCAGCTATTCCGCGCCGCAGCAACTGGCCTTCATCCCAGCGTAGATTCGACCGCAGCAACTCGTCTAATTGCACTTCATACATTAGAATGTCCTCATCACCAACGGTTACCTAAAATCCATTCACAGCTCCAGAATCTCTACGCCATACGGCGCAAGCTGCAGCTCTCCTGAACGAATCGAGTGATCCAGCAGACTGCTATACTCCTGTGGCAATGCGACCGTCACCGACTCCCGGCTCAAATTAAGCAAGAATAAAAAGCTTCCATGATCACCTGAACGTACAGAGGCCTGGACTCCATCCGGCAATCCCTCAAAGCTAAACACCCCATGCTGTTTAGCTAGACTCTCCAATAGAACGGACCAGAATCTTTCCTCCATATGAGTACCGAAGTAATAGACCTGCCCTTTTCCGAAGGCATTGACGGTTACAGCTGGCGTTCCACTGTAGAAATCATCACCATACCAAGCAATCGGCCGTGCCACAACAGGTTTTAGGATGTCACACCACTGCGTACATTCATATTGGTTACCCTCAAAATCAACGACCGTATGTGATTCAGCACCAATCGGATCATACTCCAACACTTCAACGCCTGTGCAATTACTAAGCAGCCCTGGCAATGGCTTCATAACTGCGATATTATTGATATTTTTAACGCCACATCGGTTGGTAATAAGCAAGGTCCCGCCAGCATGGGCAAAATCCTCCAGATTACGCACGATCTCCTCATCCAACAAGTATAAATTTGGAGCGATCACTACTTTATATCCATCCAGCGGTTGTCTTAGGTTGATAACATCGCAGCCCATACCGAGCTTCGTCACCGCACGGTGAATCTGCTTAATATTCTCGTAATAATCAAATCCCTCAGCCTGCGGCTGAATATCCAGCGCGGCTTTCTCTTCATGAGAATGGAGTATAGCCACTTCATTCTTTAGCGTTGTTCCAGTCAATTTATCCCCAATTGTATTAACTTCATGGCATAGCTGAGTGAACTCTGCAAATCTGCGTCCTGGAACATTGCTGTGATCAATCAGTCCATGCCAGAATTGTTCTGCCCCTGCGACTGCGCTACGCCAACGGAAATGAACGACGGTATCCGCGCCTCTAGCTATCGTCTGCCACGCATAAGCACGAATCATCCCAGGATACGGCGTTCTCCACATCGGCATCCAGCAACCTGGTGAGCCACTTAGCTGCTCCATGATCCAGAAGTTTTGACGTTTAATGCCACGGGTTACGTCTAGTGAAAGTGCTCCGCTATACGGCGTTGTCGCTTGTTTGGCTGGCGAAGTATTCGGATAATAGTCAAATGCGGCGACATCCAAATCAGCACCGACTGCATACATATCCAAACGCTGCGGATAGCTGTGGAAGTTATGTGTAATAAAATGCTGAGGACAAGCAGATCGCAAAATATCAATCTGCGTCTTCTGGAATGCTACCACTGAATCCCATTGAAACCGCTGATAATCCAGCAGGAAGGATGGATTCTGATGAGGCGACCCGCCCAGTGGAACGGTAAGCTCATTCCAATCGCTATATTCTCCACTCCACACAACTGTTCCCCACTCTGCATTCACTCGATCCAGCGTGTCATATTTGGCTTTTACCCAAGTACGAAACGCTGTATTACAAGCGTCACAATGGCAATCTAGCATGCCGAATTCATTATCAGTCTGCCAACCAATAACGGCCGGATGTTCCCTATAATGCTCAGCAAGACGCTGAGTAATACGGCTTCCATATTCGCGTAGCGATGTACTATTGTAGCAACGGTGTCCACGCACCCCAGGGTGAAAGGTCTCTCCATTCGCAAACACCGGCAGCACATCTGGAAATTTCGCAGTTAACCATCTAGGCGGTGTAGTTGTCGGCGTACCAATCACGACCTGCAGTTCATACTTGTGAAAAAGATCCAGCGCACGGTCTAGCCACCCAAACTGATAATCCCCCTCAGTCGGCTCTAGCCGGCTCCATGCAAACTCGGCGACCCGAACTACCTTGACACCTGTTTCCTTCATTAATCTGATATCCGGTTCCCACATGGATTCTTCCCAATGCTCCGGGTAATAGTCCACACCCATCTGAATAGAATCAAATCGTTTCATCGTCGCGCCCTCCCCTATCTTGATATCCTCCAAATAAAAGGCGCTCCCCGTCTCATAATGATGAGGTATACGGAGAACGCCTTTATTAACCACTAATCCATCTTAATCTTCTTTATGAACGAGCTCTACTTATTTCTTAAGCTTGTCCCAAGCCGCTTGCATGCCAGTCATCCAGCCATTCACATCAACCTTGCCAGCAATCATCTGTTGAATAACACTAGCAAATTCTTGCGTTACACCATCAGGGAATTTAGAGGATTGCAAACCATAAACTTTGTTTTCTTTCACATAGTTCCATACGTCTGCTCCAAGCTGACCGATATCTTCAGGAGTAGCTTCGATTGTGGACAAAGCAGGGATGAATTTCCATTTTTTAACGATGTACTCTTTACCCATATCGGATGTTACCAACCAGTTCAAGAAGGTTTTAGCTTCTTCTTTAGATCCGGAATCTTTGTTGATTACAAGGTTCGCAGGAATACCTACAGTCATTTTATCGTTCTTCTCAGCATCTTCATTGATTGGCATAGGGAACATACCCATGTTCATGCCAGGTGTGATGTTATCAACAAGCGTTTGTGCCCAGTTACCTTCTTGCATCATTCCAATTTCACCGTTAGCAAACATTGCCAAGTGAGTGTTAGCATCTGTAGTCAAAGGATTTTTTTGTCCGTATTTCAAAGTCAAGTTGAGCAGGTTGCTCCAGTCTTCAAATACTTTGTTACCTACGATTGTACCTGTGCCATCGTTCAAGCTTTTAATAAAGCCATCTACATCATCTTGTTGTGCAAAAGCTGTGCTGATGCCTTGGTTACCAAGCAACCACCATTCTTGATAAGCATTACCAAAAGGAATAACGCCAATGGCTTGCAATTTCTTAGCTGCATCTTCTAGCTGTGACAATGTTTTTGGAGTTTCAGTAATGCCTGCTTTTTCGAACAGGTCTTTGTTATATATATAACCAATTCCCTCAAGGTTCATTGGCATACCGTATACTTTTCCATCTTTAGTCATAGGCTCTGCAGCCATAGGAATCAGATCTTTTACCCAAGGTTGGTCAGACAGATCTTCCATCTTGTCTCCCCAAAGCTCCATTTCTGCATATCCACCATTTGAGAAAATGTCAGGAGCGTCGCCGGAAGCAAATTTAGTCTTCAGTGCTGCAGCGTAATCGGCACCACCACCCACGGTTTGGATATCCAGCTTGATGTTAGGATATTCTTTTTCAAACTCAACTTTAAGCTCATTCAGACCTTCAACGATTTCAGTTTTGAATTGAAAAATCTTAACTGTCTTCACTTCACCCTTATCTTTGCCAGCGCTTCCATTTTGTGAGTTACTAGAAGAATTATTGCTACTACCACATGCTGTTAATGCTAAACTCATTGCCATTACTGCTGTCAGTGCAATTGCAGGGTATTTCTTCTTCATTATATTTTCCCCCTTAAGATAGTGGACTACTTTAAAAAAATATTTGGAACGGAGGGCTCGGTGTTAACCTTTCACCGAGCCAGCCGCTATTCCCTCAACAATGTAACGCTGCATAAACAGATAGAAGACGATAATTGGTGCAATCCCGATTACGAGAGCCGGAAGCGCCATATCCCATTGCTTGGTGTATTGACCAAAGAAGGAGAAGGTCGCCAGCGGAATGGTACGAAGCTCTGGTGCCTGAAGAATCAAGGAAGGCAGCAGATAGTCATTCCAAATCCCGAGTGCATTCAGCACGATCGTTGTCATTACCATTGGCTTCAGCAAAGGAAGTACTATGCGGAAGAATACGGTAATTGGATTACATCCATCAACTGTAGCCGCCTCTTCAATTTCAAGAGGAACAGACTTGATAAAACCGTGAAACAGGAAGATTGCCATTGGAACACTGATCCCTAGATTCGTGATAATCAAACCCAGGAAGGAGTTGTTTACTCCAAGTACATTTACGACTTTCAAGATTGGAATCATGATCGTTTGAAACGGAACAACCATTGCGGCTACGAATAACAGTAGCAAAAACTGATTGAATTTCGTATTCGCCCGAACCATACGATAGGAAGCCATCGCACTAAACAGAGAGATTAGAATAACACTGATAACGGTTATGATGACCGAATTTCGGAAAGCTTCACCGAAACGTGCCAATTTCCAAGCACTACTATAGTTCGACCACATAAATGTCTGTGGCCAGCTTGCAGCATCACTCAGAATTTCACCGAAGGATTTCACTGAGTTCGCTAGCAAGAAATAAAATGGAGAGAGGAAGAGAAGGGCAAGAAGGACCATCAACACTTCTATGCCGACATTCCATCTGCTTTTTGACTTAGCGTTCATTAAGCTTCTACCTCCTTGCTCTTCGTAATACGGACCTGAATCAGAGTAATAATCGCTACGATAACGAAGAACAGCAGCGCTTTAGCAGTACCCAGACCGTAACGGTTATTCAGGAAGGCTTCATTGTAAATATTCATTGCAACTGATTCTGTAGATTTGAATGGTCCACCTTTCGTCAAGGAAAGGTTAAGATCGAACATTTTGAAGGACCAAGAAATGGCCAAGAACAAACCGATCGTTACAGCTGGCATAATTAATGGAACTACAATGCTGCGTAACACCTGTAGGCGGGAGGCACCATCAATATCAGCTGCTTCCAACACTTCTTTAGATACGTTACTAAGTGAAGCGATGTAGATAACCATCAAATAACCGGAAGACTGCCAAACGAAAACCATTACAATCGCCCAGAAGCCGGTTGTTGCATCTCCCAGCCAAGGAAGATTAAAGAATGACCAGCCAGTGAGGTCTCCCATAGTTGCAAACCCCTTGATGAAGATAAATTGCCAGATGAACCCGAGCAACAATCCCCCAATAACGTTTGGCATAAAGAAAATGGTCCGAAGCATGTTTCGTGATTTTAAAGGTTTTGTTAACAGATAAGCTAGGAAAAATCCTACCACGTTAGTCAAAATTACACCTAACACAGTAAATCTTACTGTAAACCAAAAGGAAGACCAGAAGTCGGGGTCATTCGTAAATATAGTGGAGAAGTTTTGAAATCCGACCCAACTTACATTACCGGATACACCGTTCCAGTCTGTGAAGGAGTAATACATCCCCATGATGAATGGGATAATCGTTATTAAGGTAAAAAACAAGACTGCCGGACCAACGAAAAAGAACTGTTGACCTAACTGGGACAACTTAGTGCCGCGCATTTATTGTCCCCCCCTTTCTTTTGCTCACTTACTTGTTTATGCTTTATACACATATTATCTGTTTTTTTCAGAGTACCTCACACCTACGGAATTGATCTTTCAGGTGTAAAATATTGATCGGATGTGACAAATTTCGATGAAATGGAACACGATTCGCACAAAAATGATCGTTTTTATCCTACTACCAACGTTAATCTGTATTATGGCTACGATGTTTATAAGCTATCACTTTAGTACCCAATCCTTAAGAACAAGAGCTGTAGATGAGAATACGAATCTCCTCTTTCAGGGCACTAAAAACATCGAAAGCCTGATTCAGGAAATCAATAGACTCTCCCTTATCGTCTATTCAGATTCAGAACTCTACAGATTACTCGAAGCCGGATACGAGGATATGCTAGCAAATTCACGAATTTATTCTTCCCTGAATTACATTTCTTCATCTATGCCAGACATACCTCAGGTCTATTTATACCGTGTCAAGGATAGCAAAGCCACGCTGCTCTCCCAGAATACACCGAAGCGTTGGCAGGGTATTCCGCCTTATCCTGACTCCAAGATCACTACCGATTCTACGGTATCCATACAGAGTACGCATTTAAGCCATAGCTATGGCCTAACGGCACCGATCCCGCAATTCATATCGGAGCCAGTGTTTACCTTGCACAGAAGAATCGAAAAAGTTCCCACCCCAACGGCGCTTGGGTATCTGTCGATTGATGTCAAACTAACGGCTTTATCTGACATCATCAGTCAGTTATATGATCAGAAACAAGAGAACATTTGGCTGCTGGATGGCGGTGGAAACATTGTCTACGGGGACAATAGTGAAGAATACGGAAAGAGGCTGAATGCCCCTTGGTACGATACACACATCGCTAACAATCAAAACTCGCAGGGATACTTTGAAGAGGATAAATCTATGTTTATTTACCAGAGTATCGAAGGTCCAGGGTTAAATTGGACGCTGGTGAAGCAGATTCCAGTGTCTTATCTTTTCAGAGAAGCCAAAGAGGCGGCAACGATCAATATAGCACTGCTAGTCCTGCTGCTGATTACAATTACTACGCTGACGATCCTGATTTCTTTTCGGATTACTGCCCCGATCAAGCAGTTGACCCGCTATATGAATCAGGTCCAAACCGGAAAACTTGATATCGATATCCGCCCCATGGGCAAAGACGAGATTGGTGTTGTTACAGAGCGATTCCGCAGTATGATGGATACAATCAACAATCTGATCTTGAGAGAATACAAGCTGGAATTGTCTAATAAAACGAATGAACTGCGGGCTTTGCAAGCACAGATCAACCCGCATTTCCTCAACAATACTTTACAGATCATCGGTACACTTGCCTTGGAGCTTAAAGTACCCCAAATCTACTCACTTCTTTCAGCACTAGCGAAAATGATGCGCTACAGTATGTACAATGAGGAGAAGATTGTCACCGTTAAAGACGAACTGGATCATGTTAAAGCTTACATCGAATTGCAAAAGGAACGTTTTGAAAATAAATTCAGTTTCCGTTACGATATGGAGGAATCTCTTTTAGAGACATTTATGCCTAAGATGATTCTGCAGCCCATTGTAGAAAATTATTTCAAACATGGCTTTAATCTGACCCGCTCAGATGGATTCATTGAGATCACCGCAGCAAAAGTGAGTGACACGCGGATGGAAATCTGTATTCAAAACAACGGAAATGCCATTCCTTCTGCGAAGCTGGATCTTTTGTGGCAGAAACTTCAACATTCCACTAGAACAGATATAGATTTATTAAGAAATACAGAGCCAGACAAGGAAACAACAGGATCTGGTATTGGTCTGCCTAACGTTCTGGCACGACTCAAGTTCGTATGCGGAGATAGTGCAACCTTGACTGTGGACAACCTCAGAGCAGGTGGGGTTGTCGTTAGACTGGAAATAGACATTATAGCGGAGCGTGAGACGATATGAAGGCGTTAATTGTTGATGACGAAGCGAGAGTTAGAAAGGCTGTTAGACTTCTTGTCGACTGGGACGCACATCAAATAGATGAGGTTTTGGAAGCCGGAAATGGAAATGAAGCCATTGAGGTTATTCGGCAAGCGAAACCAGCCTTAGTCATTATGGACATGATGATGGAATCCGGTAATGGCATAGAGCTGATGACATGGGTAAACGAATTTGCCGGCAACATCAAATTCATTGTGGTCAGCGGACATAATGATTTCGAGTTCGTGCGCCAGACCGTTCGCCATGGCGGAATTGATTACATCCTTAAACCCATTGAAGCAGAAGCAATAAATGTAGCGGTCGCTAAGGCGGTGTCCGCTTGGCGTTCAGAGGAAGCTGACCGGAGCGAACGACAGAAGCAGAGCATTCAGCTTAACGAATTCAAACCCATCTATGGAGAAAAGCTGCTATCCGCGCTAATCGATGACCCGATCAATTCGGAAATATCCTTCCGAAGATTGTGTAGCGATGGCATTATCCCGGACAATACCCACTCTTCTCGCCTAATACTGGTGCAGACAGACACAGGAAATAATCTCCTGCTTAAGCGTTTTGGAGGAGACACTGGGCTCTTGAACTACGCTATCGTCAATATTTGCAATGAATTTTTACAAGGTCAGCATAAAGGTGTGGCTTTTCGTTACTGGGGAGGTCCTTCGGAGATTGCTATTATTCTATGGGATATCCAAACGTCCGTTGTCGAGCTTATAGGCAGAATTAATCATGGTATCTACGCTACTCTGCAGGTCCGAATGCATTTCGGAATTAGCTGCATCGGCAGCCTGCCAAAGCAATTGCCTTTTCAGCGTGCAGAAGTTGCTGAGGCCTTGCAGCGTCGAAATTTATTAATTCATGAGGATTACTGTCATTTCTCCACTTCCTCCGAAGAGTATACCGAACGCAATGAGACCGCAAAAAAAGAAATGAACGGAAATGCATCACCGACGATCTTTGCTCATGTGAAGGAAGATTGGAAAATGGCGGTCATCAGTGGAAGTCCTGAGGTATTGTCCTCGGCAGCGCAGCATTGGGTAGATGAGCTTAGCCGAGGCGGGATTGTTACGCCGGAGATCCTAAACTCGTGGAAGAATGATGCACTCTTATTCCGTTCCCAGTTGGTACGGGAAATGTTAGGCCCTGAAGCCGATAGCGCGCTAGCCGAGCTAGAACAGGCCGACCAGCTTCACCCGGCTCCTTATACGAACGGTTACTCGTTCTCCTTATTCGCCTGGCGTGACTGGTCATTTGACCTGATGGAGCGACTGTCACAAGTGATAGCCGCTAAACAAGCTAAAGAAAGCAATCCAATGCATGAAATCGTAAAATATATCGAACTCAATTACGCCTCCGACCTTTCCCTTCAGGAGGTAGCCGGAAAGTTCTTTGTTAGCCGAGAATATATTTCACGCAGATTCAAACAGGAATACGGCATTAATTTTTCCGATTTTATTGTTAACATCCGGATAGATAAGGCTAAATTGCTAATGCAGAACCCTCGTCTGAAGCTGTTACAAATTTCCGAAATGGTCGGGTTTCATGATGTGAAGTACTTTAGTAAGGTATTTAAGAAACAGGTTGGTGCATCACCCAAGGACTACCGAAACCAATTAAATGATTAATACCAGCTTAAGAAGGCATCCGCAACCGTCTTGCCGGCTATGCCGTTCGGGTGCGGGTCGTCTGTTCCACTCATATATTCCGGTCTGATCCGGTGATCGTCTGGTGCAGGCAACGACAATAAGCTTGCTATATCAAATACACGGCTCACACCTATAGGCGGATTGGACAAAATCGAAGAATTCACCTTGCGCCAAGTCCCTTCTCTATCACCCTGGAAATTAAATGGCGGTACCGTACTTAGAATAATACTAGCTTCAGCATTTGCAGCCTTGATTTTGGAAATAATGGTCGTCAAATCACCAAGAAGCTCGTCCGCCGAACGGCAGCCAATATCAATATCATTTACTCCGAGTACAATCATCACTTCATCACTTTGCTTAGCTTTGTTTAGCCATGGACCATCCGCAGCAACATCATAAGCTCTAGCCCAGCCCGAACCGAGATTCCATACGCCAATATCTGTACCAAGGCCATCCGCGATTCTCGCGACCCAATATTCGTACTCATCCTTTAATGTCCGCACACCTTGAGTAATTGAATCCCCCAAGAACACTAGCTTCTTCTCAACAGATTTCTTATACCCAATGAAACTTGGCAGAACCAAAAGCTTATCAGACTCCGTGAAACCATCCGCTGATTGTTGCCCTGCAAGATTACCGGGCGCGTCATAAGCTGTTGCAAGCATCCCCTCAACGTTGAAGGGAACCGATTTACCAGCAGTGAGTGTCTTAATCGTCCACGTGAACGCCAAATAATGACCCTTCGGTAGAACAATACTTGTCTCATCACTCCAGAAGCATTCGCCCGCCGCAACGGCTTTAGAGACGCTCCCTTCAAAGGTAAGGGCATGTTGCGTATTCTCAATGATGCTTCCGTCTGGTTCTGTTCCTCCGTCAGCGATATAAGCTGTCTCGATAACCCAGTCGCCTCCAGGTTCACTACCTGTAGCTTCTTTCCCTTGATCCCATGTAGAATCTACCGCGTTGCTGTGCCAGAACTTTAGCTTCAATTTACCATTTTCCCTTAAGCGAATATAAGTCCGAAAGGTATGTGTGAACGGTTCTTGCTTATTCATTATAAAATTCGCGGCGGTTGAAAGAACCGTTGCTGAGGTGAAATCCGTCTGGTTCAATACTCCACTTCCCGTAATTAAATTAGTATTCATAACGTTTCCCCCGTTATTTCATTAAGATTGTAACACTAAAACCTCTCTTATAAACCAGGAGAACGGATCGTCCGCACAGTTTACAAGAGAGGTTATGGCTATATCAATATACTTTGAGAAACCATTTTATTTCAGTGTAATTGTAAACGATACGGATTTCGCACCTGCGTTTACTTTTACTGTAGTTTCATCTACTTGCTCTGCACCTTCTACGGATACGATAGTACCTAGATCTTTAAGGGAAATCGAGAATTCTTTACCACTGCCTTCTGCAGTAACCGTCACGACGTTGCCTTTACGCTCAGCCTTCACAGTCAGTTCAGGAGTACCTTTAAGATCGCGAACGGTTGCGGAAGTTGCAACACCATCTTCTAGGGAGTACAGACCGAATTTAACACCTTCAGCATAATCATAGTCCGGTTTGTTATCTACACTACCAGTTGCCAACAAGGAGTTCTGACGTACGTACAGCGGCAGGCTGAAGAAATCATACTTCTCTTTGCGCCATGATCCACCTTGTACGGTTTCACCAGTAAGCAAGTGTGTCCAGCGACCAGCAGGCAAGTAATACTTCGCTTCGCCGTCTTCTTGGAAG
This window of the Paenibacillus sp. FSL R10-2734 genome carries:
- a CDS encoding sugar ABC transporter permease, producing MRGTKLSQLGQQFFFVGPAVLFFTLITIIPFIMGMYYSFTDWNGVSGNVSWVGFQNFSTIFTNDPDFWSSFWFTVRFTVLGVILTNVVGFFLAYLLTKPLKSRNMLRTIFFMPNVIGGLLLGFIWQFIFIKGFATMGDLTGWSFFNLPWLGDATTGFWAIVMVFVWQSSGYLMVIYIASLSNVSKEVLEAADIDGASRLQVLRSIVVPLIMPAVTIGLFLAISWSFKMFDLNLSLTKGGPFKSTESVAMNIYNEAFLNNRYGLGTAKALLFFVIVAIITLIQVRITKSKEVEA
- a CDS encoding histidine kinase, encoding MIVFILLPTLICIMATMFISYHFSTQSLRTRAVDENTNLLFQGTKNIESLIQEINRLSLIVYSDSELYRLLEAGYEDMLANSRIYSSLNYISSSMPDIPQVYLYRVKDSKATLLSQNTPKRWQGIPPYPDSKITTDSTVSIQSTHLSHSYGLTAPIPQFISEPVFTLHRRIEKVPTPTALGYLSIDVKLTALSDIISQLYDQKQENIWLLDGGGNIVYGDNSEEYGKRLNAPWYDTHIANNQNSQGYFEEDKSMFIYQSIEGPGLNWTLVKQIPVSYLFREAKEAATINIALLVLLLITITTLTILISFRITAPIKQLTRYMNQVQTGKLDIDIRPMGKDEIGVVTERFRSMMDTINNLILREYKLELSNKTNELRALQAQINPHFLNNTLQIIGTLALELKVPQIYSLLSALAKMMRYSMYNEEKIVTVKDELDHVKAYIELQKERFENKFSFRYDMEESLLETFMPKMILQPIVENYFKHGFNLTRSDGFIEITAAKVSDTRMEICIQNNGNAIPSAKLDLLWQKLQHSTRTDIDLLRNTEPDKETTGSGIGLPNVLARLKFVCGDSATLTVDNLRAGGVVVRLEIDIIAERETI
- a CDS encoding response regulator encodes the protein MKALIVDDEARVRKAVRLLVDWDAHQIDEVLEAGNGNEAIEVIRQAKPALVIMDMMMESGNGIELMTWVNEFAGNIKFIVVSGHNDFEFVRQTVRHGGIDYILKPIEAEAINVAVAKAVSAWRSEEADRSERQKQSIQLNEFKPIYGEKLLSALIDDPINSEISFRRLCSDGIIPDNTHSSRLILVQTDTGNNLLLKRFGGDTGLLNYAIVNICNEFLQGQHKGVAFRYWGGPSEIAIILWDIQTSVVELIGRINHGIYATLQVRMHFGISCIGSLPKQLPFQRAEVAEALQRRNLLIHEDYCHFSTSSEEYTERNETAKKEMNGNASPTIFAHVKEDWKMAVISGSPEVLSSAAQHWVDELSRGGIVTPEILNSWKNDALLFRSQLVREMLGPEADSALAELEQADQLHPAPYTNGYSFSLFAWRDWSFDLMERLSQVIAAKQAKESNPMHEIVKYIELNYASDLSLQEVAGKFFVSREYISRRFKQEYGINFSDFIVNIRIDKAKLLMQNPRLKLLQISEMVGFHDVKYFSKVFKKQVGASPKDYRNQLND
- a CDS encoding GDSL-type esterase/lipase family protein, whose product is MNTNLITGSGVLNQTDFTSATVLSTAANFIMNKQEPFTHTFRTYIRLRENGKLKLKFWHSNAVDSTWDQGKEATGSEPGGDWVIETAYIADGGTEPDGSIIENTQHALTFEGSVSKAVAAGECFWSDETSIVLPKGHYLAFTWTIKTLTAGKSVPFNVEGMLATAYDAPGNLAGQQSADGFTESDKLLVLPSFIGYKKSVEKKLVFLGDSITQGVRTLKDEYEYWVARIADGLGTDIGVWNLGSGWARAYDVAADGPWLNKAKQSDEVMIVLGVNDIDIGCRSADELLGDLTTIISKIKAANAEASIILSTVPPFNFQGDREGTWRKVNSSILSNPPIGVSRVFDIASLLSLPAPDDHRIRPEYMSGTDDPHPNGIAGKTVADAFLSWY